A genomic window from Cupriavidus basilensis includes:
- a CDS encoding LysR family transcriptional regulator, with product MRSTATPEAMDLRLVRSFMAVARHGSVTAAAGSLGLTQPALSQHLRIFAQSLGVPLFGRVGRQLELTDAGRQLVLALEPVLDQLERVIVSAASQHGAVEGTLRIGATHTYLSALVMPAAQALVDAHPGLDIQVFEFAAAEVDRSLLDGQIDLGLAFAKDAPKRIEQVPLFSETLALIAPAHKLPREQETVTLAQLGALPLALLPERFAMRRQIDAATQAAGIMLRPRLEGPSVEALLRAVLGGRLYTIASPLALHIAGTRRSGSFAGLAYAPLTHPGFGRTAALHRRRGRPDSPAATAFMDTLGKVIRDAAGSGYLIPG from the coding sequence ATGAGATCAACGGCCACGCCCGAAGCCATGGACCTTCGCCTGGTCCGCAGCTTCATGGCCGTCGCCCGCCATGGCAGCGTGACCGCCGCGGCCGGTTCGCTGGGCCTGACACAGCCGGCCTTGTCACAGCACCTGCGCATCTTTGCGCAGAGCCTGGGGGTGCCGCTGTTCGGGCGCGTGGGCCGCCAACTGGAACTGACCGATGCGGGCAGGCAACTGGTGCTCGCGCTCGAACCCGTGCTCGATCAACTCGAACGGGTCATCGTATCCGCAGCCTCCCAGCACGGCGCGGTGGAAGGCACGCTGCGCATCGGCGCCACCCATACCTATCTTTCCGCGCTGGTCATGCCGGCCGCGCAAGCGCTGGTCGATGCGCATCCGGGGCTGGATATCCAGGTGTTCGAGTTTGCCGCCGCCGAGGTCGACCGCTCCCTGCTCGACGGACAGATCGACCTTGGCCTGGCGTTCGCGAAGGATGCGCCAAAACGCATCGAACAGGTGCCGCTGTTCTCGGAAACGCTTGCCTTGATCGCACCCGCACACAAGCTGCCGCGCGAGCAGGAAACCGTGACCCTGGCGCAACTGGGAGCGCTGCCCCTGGCACTGCTGCCCGAGCGCTTCGCCATGCGCCGGCAGATCGACGCGGCCACGCAGGCCGCGGGCATCATGCTGCGCCCCCGGCTGGAAGGCCCCAGCGTGGAAGCCTTGCTGCGCGCCGTGCTCGGCGGGCGCCTGTACACCATCGCCAGCCCGCTGGCACTGCATATCGCCGGCACGCGGCGCAGCGGCAGCTTCGCCGGGCTGGCCTACGCGCCGCTCACGCATCCCGGCTTTGGCCGCACGGCCGCACTGCACCGGCGCCGCGGCCGGCCGGATAGCCCCGCCGCCACAGCCTTCATGGATACGCTGGGAAAGGTGATCCGGGACGCCGCCGGCAGCGGGTATCTCATACCTGGCTGA
- a CDS encoding polysaccharide deacetylase family protein — MSTNHPLRPTARAPRNPRRDFLGSAAVLTAALPLAAATAGAATTPPSQAHPQARAGRTRFWPDGAQLVISISMQFEAGAQPERGASGPFPPLDPKYPDYPLQSWYTYGVREGIPRLLDLWDRTGIKVTSHMVGQAVERHPELAREIVARGHEASGHGQTWEPQYSMSAEVERASYVQSIDTIQRATGTRPLGFNAFWMRGSPNTLPILQSLGFLYHIDDLSRDEPSVLQVGGKPFAVVPYTVRNNDIVRFDSPSTTAEDLLGELKAEFDVLYAEGAHRRRMMSISTHDRISGSPARVRALDAFIRYAQGHAGVTFMRKDDIARFALGASGVPAA; from the coding sequence ATGAGTACAAACCACCCCCTCAGACCGACGGCGCGCGCGCCGCGCAATCCGCGCCGCGACTTCCTGGGCAGCGCAGCTGTACTCACCGCCGCGCTACCCCTGGCCGCGGCTACAGCGGGCGCCGCCACCACGCCACCCAGCCAGGCGCACCCGCAAGCTCGCGCCGGCCGCACCCGGTTCTGGCCGGATGGCGCGCAACTCGTCATCTCCATCTCGATGCAGTTCGAAGCCGGTGCCCAGCCCGAGCGCGGCGCCAGCGGCCCCTTCCCTCCGCTCGACCCCAAGTATCCCGACTACCCTCTGCAGTCCTGGTACACCTACGGCGTGCGCGAAGGCATTCCGCGCCTGCTGGACCTGTGGGACCGCACCGGCATCAAGGTGACCTCGCATATGGTGGGGCAGGCGGTCGAGCGCCATCCCGAACTGGCTCGTGAAATCGTCGCGCGCGGGCACGAAGCCTCGGGCCATGGCCAGACCTGGGAGCCGCAATACAGCATGAGTGCCGAAGTGGAACGCGCCAGTTACGTGCAGAGCATCGACACCATCCAGCGCGCCACCGGCACGCGGCCCCTCGGCTTCAACGCCTTCTGGATGCGAGGCTCGCCCAATACGCTGCCGATTCTGCAGTCGCTCGGTTTCCTCTATCACATCGACGACCTCAGCCGCGACGAGCCATCCGTGCTGCAAGTAGGCGGCAAGCCGTTCGCCGTGGTGCCCTACACCGTGCGCAACAACGACATCGTGCGCTTCGACTCGCCATCGACCACGGCCGAAGACCTGCTCGGCGAGCTGAAGGCGGAGTTCGATGTGCTCTACGCGGAAGGCGCCCACCGCCGCCGCATGATGTCCATCAGCACGCACGACCGCATCTCAGGTTCCCCGGCACGCGTGCGGGCGCTCGACGCATTTATCCGCTATGCCCAGGGCCATGCCGGCGTGACCTTCATGCGCAAGGACGACATCGCCCGCTTCGCGCTCGGCGCGAGCGGCGTGCCGGCGGCATAA
- a CDS encoding ester cyclase encodes MNNASLTPVRAFVAALGIALLPLSQSAAAAGDELVHPQHLAQGAEQPSAAPALLAARRYATFWHTGDERYATLALAPDFIDRTLPPGREQGLRGPLQASSGFRAAVPDLSAEMEDVVIAGDRVAVHLRFRGHFTGQFGDSKGQGQQIDFQAFDLYRVANGKIVENWHLEDNLGLLRQMGVSK; translated from the coding sequence ATGAACAATGCAAGCCTCACACCAGTACGCGCATTCGTAGCCGCCCTCGGCATCGCCCTGTTGCCGCTATCGCAAAGCGCCGCCGCTGCCGGCGACGAACTGGTCCATCCGCAGCACCTGGCCCAGGGCGCCGAACAGCCATCCGCGGCACCCGCGCTTCTCGCCGCCCGCCGCTACGCCACCTTCTGGCACACCGGCGACGAACGCTACGCCACGCTCGCGCTCGCCCCGGACTTCATCGACCGCACGCTGCCGCCCGGCCGCGAGCAAGGCCTGCGCGGCCCGTTGCAGGCCTCCAGTGGATTCCGCGCCGCGGTACCGGATCTCAGCGCGGAAATGGAAGACGTAGTCATCGCCGGCGACCGGGTCGCGGTCCACCTGCGCTTTCGCGGCCACTTCACCGGGCAGTTCGGCGACAGCAAGGGCCAGGGCCAGCAGATCGACTTCCAGGCCTTCGACCTGTACCGGGTGGCAAACGGCAAGATCGTGGAGAACTGGCATCTGGAGGACAACCTGGGCCTGCTCAGGCAGATGGGGGTGAGCAAGTAG
- a CDS encoding endo alpha-1,4 polygalactosaminidase, with protein MASFACLSACGGDGSSAESDASVKSVSAVNASAATLAPSAQTLAVSRWMPTAADTWQLQLTGTVNTSYPAQVFDIDLVDTPQATINALKAQGKRVLCYFSAGSSENWRPDFKQFAAADMGNALSGWAGERWLDTRSANVRQIMQARMDLAKSKGCDGVDPDNVDGYTNKPGFPLTATTQLDYNRFLAAEAHARGLAVGLKNDVDQVSQLATDFDFAVNEQCFQYNECASYKPFTTQGKAVFNVEYASKYKTASTRAALCASAQAAHLRTLVLPLNLDDAFRYACD; from the coding sequence GTGGCCTCGTTCGCCTGTCTGTCGGCCTGCGGAGGCGATGGCTCGTCGGCGGAGTCGGATGCTTCCGTCAAGTCCGTGTCGGCGGTGAATGCGTCGGCCGCGACCCTGGCGCCGTCGGCGCAAACGCTGGCAGTCTCGCGCTGGATGCCGACGGCAGCCGATACATGGCAATTGCAGCTGACGGGTACGGTCAACACGAGTTATCCGGCGCAGGTCTTCGACATCGACCTGGTGGATACGCCGCAGGCGACCATCAATGCGCTGAAGGCGCAGGGCAAGCGTGTGCTCTGCTATTTCTCGGCGGGTAGCTCGGAGAACTGGCGGCCGGATTTCAAGCAGTTTGCCGCGGCGGATATGGGCAACGCGTTGTCGGGCTGGGCGGGCGAGCGTTGGCTCGATACGCGCTCGGCCAACGTGCGCCAGATCATGCAGGCGCGCATGGATCTGGCGAAGTCCAAGGGCTGTGATGGCGTGGACCCGGACAACGTGGATGGCTATACCAATAAACCGGGTTTTCCGCTGACGGCGACCACGCAGCTGGACTACAACCGCTTTCTCGCAGCTGAGGCGCATGCGCGCGGGCTGGCGGTGGGCCTGAAGAATGATGTGGACCAGGTCTCGCAGCTGGCGACTGACTTTGATTTCGCGGTGAACGAGCAGTGCTTCCAATACAACGAGTGCGCGAGCTACAAGCCGTTCACGACGCAGGGCAAGGCAGTGTTCAACGTGGAGTACGCGTCGAAGTACAAGACAGCCTCGACGCGTGCCGCGCTGTGCGCTTCGGCCCAGGCAGCGCACCTTCGTACTCTGGTGCTCCCGCTGAACCTGGATGACGCGTTCCGCTACGCTTGCGATTGA
- a CDS encoding tyrosine-type recombinase/integrase — protein MAKVNFTAARVDAHRCPQGKTQSFLWDSASPGLGLRATASGAKSYIFQGKIHGQTIRLTIGDPRSWTISKAQEEARRLQTLIDAGHDPREVKAEQRASHEARRATAIRESVTVADAWADYLDVLRTKISPKTKKPRSAGYINDHLKLAAPGGELTKRGAKKSERGPLYPLMALKLSSLTAKAVGAWLESEVPARPTSAAYGFRMLKAFAKWCEGEDKYAGIIPSDCCTSPKVTGALPGTSTKEGDSLQREQLAAWFSAVRALHNPVQSAYLQGLLITGARREELAALRWEDVDFQWRSLKIADKIESGRVIPLTPYLASLLLDLKHLNETPPSRRRLRSLEERGQKWEPSPWVFHSLNSEKGRIAEPRYAHNQAIEAAGLPHVTLHGLRRSFGTLSEWCEVPVGVVAQIQGHKPSALAEKHYRRRPLDMLRMWHDKIEAWMLEQAGIRLLLAPTASECPG, from the coding sequence ATGGCCAAGGTCAACTTCACCGCCGCGCGCGTCGATGCGCATCGATGCCCCCAGGGCAAAACACAATCCTTCCTGTGGGATTCAGCGTCACCGGGCCTGGGGCTACGCGCTACCGCAAGCGGGGCCAAGTCCTACATCTTCCAGGGTAAGATTCACGGGCAGACAATCCGCCTGACCATTGGCGACCCGCGTAGCTGGACCATCAGCAAGGCCCAGGAAGAAGCACGCCGACTGCAGACACTCATAGACGCGGGCCACGACCCGCGCGAAGTCAAGGCGGAACAGCGCGCAAGTCATGAGGCTAGGCGAGCAACGGCGATCCGCGAGAGCGTGACCGTCGCCGACGCGTGGGCCGACTACCTCGACGTTCTGCGCACCAAAATCTCGCCGAAGACGAAGAAACCGAGATCCGCCGGCTATATCAACGATCACCTCAAACTTGCTGCACCGGGTGGCGAACTGACCAAACGTGGTGCCAAGAAATCAGAGCGCGGACCGCTCTACCCGCTGATGGCCCTGAAGCTGTCCAGCCTTACGGCCAAAGCGGTTGGTGCATGGCTGGAATCCGAAGTGCCGGCTCGCCCCACCAGCGCTGCCTATGGCTTCCGCATGCTCAAGGCGTTCGCCAAGTGGTGTGAAGGCGAGGACAAGTACGCAGGCATCATTCCATCGGATTGCTGCACGTCTCCCAAAGTCACCGGGGCGTTGCCGGGCACCAGCACCAAGGAAGGCGACAGCCTGCAGAGGGAGCAACTCGCCGCATGGTTCTCCGCCGTCCGCGCGTTGCACAATCCAGTGCAATCTGCATACCTGCAAGGCCTGCTCATCACGGGTGCGCGCCGGGAGGAACTCGCCGCCCTGCGTTGGGAAGATGTCGACTTCCAGTGGCGAAGCCTCAAAATCGCAGACAAGATCGAATCCGGGCGTGTGATTCCCCTCACGCCCTATCTGGCCTCCCTGTTGCTCGATCTGAAGCACCTCAATGAAACACCGCCCAGCAGGCGCCGTCTGCGCAGCCTGGAAGAACGGGGACAGAAATGGGAGCCGTCGCCCTGGGTGTTTCACAGCCTCAATTCGGAGAAGGGGCGGATTGCCGAGCCGCGCTACGCGCACAACCAGGCAATCGAAGCCGCCGGCCTTCCCCATGTGACGTTGCACGGTTTGCGCAGGTCGTTCGGGACTCTTTCCGAGTGGTGTGAGGTTCCCGTTGGCGTCGTGGCCCAGATCCAGGGGCACAAGCCATCTGCACTGGCTGAGAAGCACTACCGGCGCCGACCCTTGGACATGCTCCGGATGTGGCACGACAAGATCGAGGCATGGATGCTGGAGCAGGCGGGAATCAGGTTACTTCTGGCGCCGACAGCGAGCGAGTGTCCGGGATGA
- a CDS encoding COG2958 family protein produces the protein MALNLGKSVVDYLTAHPDEKFSARQIAEWIFATFPDECHAKKASSQALETDADLLQQLVAEIGSQRPRLQKRHPNLKTTEGRPRKYYFSEKSDSAEVAVVESVGVNAPVGKDETKIGEHGLYPLLSSYLWAEFGVYSKRIDEKRSSNKRGPNGNRWLYPDLVGMEDLGADWHQEVKDCVNQYSDKRTKLWSFEVKLLINRSNVRECFFQSVSNSSWSNFGHLVAAEIEGQDTLKELRMLFAAHGIGLIKLDVENPSESQVLIPARERGEIDWDTANRLATENKDFLEYVKLVKQFYQTGEARLADWDVPKEVE, from the coding sequence ATGGCTCTTAATCTTGGCAAATCGGTCGTCGACTACCTGACCGCGCATCCTGATGAAAAATTCTCGGCCCGACAGATTGCTGAGTGGATCTTCGCGACGTTCCCGGACGAGTGTCACGCTAAAAAAGCCAGCAGCCAGGCGTTGGAAACCGACGCAGACCTGCTACAGCAATTGGTGGCGGAGATCGGCTCGCAGCGCCCACGCCTGCAGAAAAGGCACCCCAACCTGAAAACGACTGAAGGCCGCCCCCGAAAGTACTACTTCTCAGAGAAGTCGGACAGCGCCGAGGTCGCGGTGGTGGAAAGCGTTGGCGTCAATGCTCCTGTCGGCAAGGACGAGACCAAGATCGGGGAGCACGGCCTGTACCCGTTGCTGAGCAGCTATCTATGGGCAGAATTCGGTGTGTACTCGAAACGCATCGATGAGAAGCGCTCGTCCAACAAGCGTGGGCCCAACGGCAACCGCTGGCTCTACCCGGATCTGGTCGGCATGGAAGACCTGGGCGCGGACTGGCACCAAGAGGTCAAGGATTGCGTCAATCAGTATTCGGACAAGCGCACCAAGCTGTGGTCGTTCGAGGTCAAGCTGCTGATCAACCGGTCGAACGTCCGAGAGTGCTTCTTCCAATCCGTCTCGAACTCATCGTGGTCCAACTTTGGCCACCTGGTGGCTGCCGAGATCGAGGGGCAGGACACATTGAAGGAACTGCGAATGCTGTTCGCGGCCCACGGCATCGGCCTGATCAAGCTGGATGTCGAGAATCCGTCTGAAAGCCAGGTTCTGATTCCAGCCCGGGAGCGCGGGGAGATCGACTGGGACACTGCCAACCGGCTGGCGACCGAGAACAAGGACTTCCTGGAGTACGTGAAACTGGTGAAGCAGTTCTACCAGACTGGCGAAGCGCGGCTGGCCGACTGGGATGTGCCCAAAGAGGTCGAGTAG
- a CDS encoding McrC family protein, which produces MKGLTIYEFDALAESGADLSDIDGVHMVPANVFGWLEEQCLRAADSDDVAWLRWTQRRGRRVIQVTSFVGVIRAPDGYQIEVLPKVGKAIDGGAVEARQLLIEMLCCLHGFRHVLTNSAQLSAARMPLLEVFISEFLRAVEHIVKRGLRSDYRQRQGNLFALRGKLLMSPHLRQNLFRADRFFTEHDEFSTDRPENRLLHAALRRVLLLTGTQANQQLARELDFVFADVPPSTQTRIDFQQVRLDRGMGYYVDALAWARLILNEESPLTGSGRHTAPSLLFPMEAVFEAYVAKHLVRQLAPPLILKTQARSHHLVRHREQNWFRLKPDLLIRNSDRDLLVLDTKWKLLDGLKANGTDKYGLSQSDFYQLQAYGLSYLDGTGDVVLIYPKTDAFTNALPVFDFPKASGMRLWVLPFCLKERRLTLPAFSQLQSIFVVKNSNATLAEDFNALPA; this is translated from the coding sequence ATGAAAGGCTTGACGATTTACGAGTTTGACGCGCTGGCGGAATCTGGGGCGGACCTCTCGGATATCGATGGCGTGCACATGGTCCCGGCCAACGTATTTGGCTGGCTCGAGGAACAATGCCTGCGAGCTGCGGACTCAGACGATGTCGCCTGGCTGCGATGGACCCAACGCCGTGGGCGTCGTGTCATACAGGTGACCAGCTTTGTCGGAGTCATTCGGGCACCGGATGGATATCAGATAGAGGTGCTGCCCAAGGTTGGCAAGGCCATCGATGGTGGCGCCGTCGAGGCGCGTCAGTTGTTGATTGAAATGCTTTGCTGTCTGCATGGCTTTCGGCATGTCCTTACCAACAGCGCCCAACTCTCTGCGGCGCGGATGCCCCTACTTGAAGTTTTCATCAGCGAGTTTCTGCGCGCTGTCGAGCACATCGTCAAGCGTGGGCTTCGGAGCGATTATCGTCAGCGTCAGGGCAACTTGTTTGCCTTGCGCGGCAAGCTCCTGATGTCGCCACACTTGCGGCAGAACCTGTTCCGGGCAGATCGCTTTTTCACCGAGCACGATGAATTTTCGACGGACCGACCAGAAAACCGACTGCTACACGCGGCGTTACGTCGTGTGTTGCTTCTGACCGGAACGCAGGCCAACCAGCAACTGGCCCGAGAGCTGGACTTCGTCTTTGCGGACGTTCCGCCTTCCACGCAAACACGGATCGATTTCCAGCAGGTGAGACTGGACAGAGGCATGGGCTACTACGTCGATGCCCTTGCTTGGGCGCGCCTCATCTTGAACGAGGAATCACCGCTGACCGGCTCGGGGCGCCACACCGCTCCATCATTGTTGTTTCCGATGGAAGCCGTCTTTGAGGCGTACGTGGCCAAGCATCTTGTGCGGCAGCTGGCTCCACCTCTCATTTTGAAGACCCAGGCACGCAGTCACCACCTGGTTCGCCACCGCGAACAGAATTGGTTTCGGTTGAAGCCGGACTTGCTGATTCGAAACTCAGATCGTGATTTACTGGTGCTCGACACTAAGTGGAAGCTACTTGATGGCTTGAAGGCGAATGGAACGGACAAATACGGCTTGTCCCAGAGCGATTTTTATCAGCTGCAAGCCTATGGACTGAGTTATCTGGACGGCACTGGGGATGTTGTTTTGATCTACCCAAAAACGGATGCATTTACCAACGCCCTGCCTGTATTTGATTTTCCGAAGGCCAGTGGGATGCGCCTTTGGGTGCTGCCGTTTTGCCTCAAGGAGCGGCGACTGACGCTGCCAGCCTTCTCGCAACTGCAGTCGATCTTTGTCGTGAAGAACAGCAACGCAACCCTGGCAGAGGATTTCAATGCGCTACCGGCTTGA